The stretch of DNA ATGAGCGTGAAGGAGACGAGGACGAGGAACACGTCCACCCCGAACGGCAGCTCGAACGTCCACCCTTCCTTGGGCATCCCGCGCTTGCTGTCGTCGAACAGGTTGCCCGGCGCCTCGGGCAGCCgcgacccgcgccgcccgccgccgcccccggccttcTTCGCGTCCGCCTCGCGCAGCGCGTCCAGCACCCCGCTCCCGAACTCCGGCTTGCTCGatttcgacggcggcggcgacgacgcccCCTTCGCCGACGGCTCCGCGTACTTGCCCAGCACGCGCGCCGCGCGCAGCCGCTCCCGCGCCGTCAGGGGCGCCCGCTTCGGCGGCTCGATCGGCGCGCTGCCGTTGGCGTCGGCCACCGGCTGCTGTGGCTGGCCGTTGCCCGGCGTCACTGGGAATTTCTCGGCGCTGGGAGAAGGGGTGGTCGTTTCttgcgccgcggccggcgccggcgccgcttgGTCGTTGTCCGTGGCTCTGCTGCTGGTTCTTGCATGCCTATTCCTAGCCGGCAGGCTCAGCAGGAGAAGCTCGGGTTGCAGCTTCTGGAAGGCTGCAGCTGCCGCCGGTTTCTGGAAGGGATGCCTCGAGCAGAAGCTGAGCTGGGTGTAGAACGAGGAAGATCTGGGGACTCCTGCTAGCTGTGTGAcagagcagtcgcgtcaagaagCAGGGACAATCAAGATGAAACtatgatccagaaaaaagaagCGCTTACTTTTGCAGTAACCCTGGGCGGGGACGGGGAGGAGGAGCTGAGGCTGGTGGCAGCCATCTTCCTCTCCTCCGCTCGGCCACAGCATTTTGCGCTCAAGGCCAGTGAAGATAACATTCGCGTGACGGCGTGAGGCTGAAGGCTGTTGCTGTCCACGAATCAGAGCTGGCGAGGGGATGTCATAGCTCCGACAATACGATGGGCTGGGCCGAATTCGTGAAACAATACAATCATTGACTGCAGGCCCGGAGGGGCTCGCCTTGTCTTcagacaaagaaaaaaaataaagtccATTTTTAATCATCGAACTATCAGGTCAATTTGATTTTGAccatcgaactccaaaaccggctATATATACCCGACCTGCGAGGGGAAAGCCACCCTCCGACTATTAATGTAAGAAAAAGACCTCACCATAACTCATACCGTAACCCATACGAGAGCGGGCCAAGGTGAGCCATGACCTATTTCCATGTGCTTTGGCGTGTAGGTCGGCGAGAAAtttttttttaacctcagcctgaaattcaCTCCCACCGGGAGTCAAACCCAGGATCCGAAGAATGCTACTGACGTCACCTAACCAATCCGGCTAGGCACCCTTTCGCTCTTCAAACTAAGTCCCAACTCTCAATTGTAAACACCGAGCTATTCGAAATAGAATCAAATTAATTTGTAGTAGAGGTCTTGAACTAAGTACATACTGTACGTTAATAGGTCCGTAGTCTGCAGTATTAGCCAAACCACATGTTTCAACTTTTTGTGAACCCAGCAAAAAGGATAACAGAAATAGAGAACGAAACCCAAGTCTAGCATGCGTCGACTGTATATTCCATGTTTCAACAGGACTGTAGCATCCGCACAATTACATTGGCAGGGAGTTTAAGGGAGGATACGTCAGTAATTCTGGTTTTCCGGACGACAAAACTGTCCGACAAACAATATACACTTCACTCTCATCATTCAGCTATGTACAAAGCCTTCAAGATAATACCGTACGCTGTTAGGTCTAAAACTCTTCCAATTGCAATGTTCGTCTACCAAAGGACTGGCTTTTGTTTGGTGCGCGACAGCTGGACGTCTCCATTCAAAACAGAGCCCACGAACCTCTCAGCTTCTTCCAGTGTCACCTCGCCATTGAACACGGCGTACCTCCCCCGGCGAGGCTTGTAGGCAATGAGAAGCTTGTCAGATGACTTGAATCCAGACTTGTCAAACGATGACAGGAATGTGGATTGCTTGTTCTTGTCCAACAAAGCATAGGAGAGTGCACTGCCGGAATTGTAGTTCTGACCCCTTATCAGAGTCTTCTGAGATATCTGGATGCAGGATCAAAAGAAAAGAGATAAGTGTGTGTGTTAACAATGCTGTACCAAATACAAAGAAAAGCAGAATCACAGGACAATAGATATTACTGTGCATTAACAATAGCTATGCAGAAGAATAAGAAAATATGTGCTTCCACTTCTACTATAATACGAATTTTTAAGACACGAGATGCACCTCAGACAGGACTGCTTCAAGCTGTCCCTTCGCTTTGGTTGATCCGAAAACACCGAGTATGCATACTGAAGTCTTCTCTCCACAAATTTCCTCAGCGTTGGAAGCTGTGAGCAGTGGAACCTTGTTTTCTTCCCGTTGACTGGAAGGTTTCTTATTAGCTTGATTTGACGCCAGCTTCTTATTCTTCTTCTCAAAACTTTCTAGCAGCGTCTTTAGTTCTCTTATACCAGATCTAAGATCTTTCACCGAAATGCCATCCTTCAGAAGAAGCTCCTCCCCATTAACAGTTCGGCCAATTAGAGCTGGTAGATTCTTTACACCAAGACTCTTGAGCAGCGGATGAGAAACATCATGAACCTAAACAAGCACCACAGTTTATCACGTTACATACTTTCATCAATATTCGTTGTCGAATCCTAATAGCATTAATTGTTACCAATCCTGACTGTTCACCAACATGGTAAATGTACACTATTTTAAACGAATATCAATAATGTACCATTGTATGTCATACTACCATTTTTGTAACCATTCATTTATTGCCTAGAAGAAATATGGTCTACTGTGTGACAAGTTTTCCCATGAAGAGCAGAGTGATTATTGAAGACCAGAATTTCCTAAGAACAGTATAGTTAATGGACTAAATTACTTACCTCAGCATCATAAAAAATTAACCGATTACGGAATATCCCACTGATAGCACGCCACATTACTGGTGTGTCCTTCTTACTCGATAGTAAGAGCACTTGAGGAAGGTTTGGTAGGACATTTGGAGGGAAGCTGAATTGGCCAATATCTACCCGTTTGGAGAATCTTGGCAGGTGTTCTTGACAAAATGTCTTCAAGCTCTTTGCATCATGTTCTCCAGAATACTCATGCAAAGACCCTTTCTCTGTAGTGGTGTACGAATAAATGAAGAGACGGGCTGATTTCCCTAGTGAAACACCAACCTTTTTGCAAAGAGATTTTTCATTATCACAGTTGACCTTACCAGCCTGCACAAAGAGAAAGCTATTAGATAAGTATGTTGTCACTATATGTTGAGCAGTGCTATATATtccattagttttttttatctcaGCTTACCCTAAGAGCACCATCCAGTGAGTGTACCACGTCCTGCATGACACTTTCTAAAACAAATTGACCTTTTGACTCGGGTGTATAAAATAACAGAAGCCAAGTAATTCCTTGATCAGATATTTCTTTACTGAAAATTTGTGTAGtgacatcctgaatcttggcAGCGCCAGAATGCTGACTAGAAGTTCCTGTATTGGATCTAGCTGAACCAGCAGATCCACCATGCTGGCTACCACCCATTGATCCACCACCAAATAAGTTAGAGAAAACATCACCAAGATCAAAACCACCACCAAATGGGTTTCCACCACTGGCCCCAGGATTACCACCaaatgaaaaggaaaaagattttGTATTTCCTTGACCACCCATTGTCTGCCATCCATCACCAGATGTGAAATAGCTGGTCTTGGGGCCACCACCTGTGAAGTATGTGTAACCCTCACGATTGCCAAAATTTCCACCACCGAATCCAGGGTTACCCTTCTCATCACCATATAGGTCATAGTTTTTCCTCTTCTCTTCATCAGATAGAATCTCATACGCTGCAAAGGCACACCAATTCACCAGGTATTTCAGTATTACAGAAAACACACAGCTATTCTCATCTAGCAATCATGAAACAAAACCAGTTCATAAAAGAACAGTTACAGGACCCCTTAGTGCCAGATAATTTAGTGTGAACAGCAGCAGAATAAGTCAAACATATAGAGCATGTACTGttccaaaactttttgcacctAAACAAACTCAAGAGACAACATGGAATATTATAAATGCATCTTGGGATAGAAACATAAACAGACACTACTCCTGCCCTAGTTCAGACCAGGGCATTTAGAAAGCAACCAGATCAAATGGAAAGGGTTCCGGACACATACGGACAGAACGGCAATGATCTTCCATTGATATGATGATGACATGGTTAAGCGAGTTGGAATGCCAAATTAAGGATTATCTGATATACATCAGTAGCATCTACAAGTTCTAAATCTAAATAGGTATTGAAAAATCAAAGTTGATATTCTTACCATTGTTTATTTCTTCAAACTTTTCCTGAGCACCCTTGCCTTTATTCTTGTCGGGGTGATATTTAAGAGAAAGCCTGTAGATATAAAAAAGTATGATAGGATTATTAGTCTAAGCTATGGGCTGAAACCAAATCTCGTCATATTGACATTGAAAAGTTGAAAACATAAAATATGTCGAACATACTTGTGAAAGGCTTTCTGAATGTCGCGTTGGCTGGCATTCTTGTCAACTCCAAGAACCTggaatcaaaaaaaaaatcatgagagcaTGATGTAGAGATTGTGACAAACTAACATATATAGCATATATAACAAATATACTCATATAACAGTTGCAACATGTTCGGACGATGCATGGATTACCAATTGGCGAAAGGCTCAAACGGAAGCAACATTTCAGGCGTAAAACGTGACTGCTGTCTGACAATTACCACATGACAGTTATGAAATTATGAACATAAGCATCAAACCAAATATTAAGTTTCCATGGTATACTATTGAATTCTCGCCTCTGCTACCCTCTTAACAAAATACGTGCCTGTCGCGGAAAAAAAATCTCGCCTCTGAATTACTCGAGAATCTCGTTCAGAAAACAAATCAACATCAGTAACATATCACACCAATTGGAACCGCACGCGTGAAAAATTAACATTGTCATTGATTTGTTAATGATTATGCTCTTTCAGTCTTTTCAATGCGTACAGCGTGCGCCGCTTAATCAGTTGAAAAAGAAATGCCTAGGGTTTACAAATAACCAAGGAAGATTGGAAATACGCCCTAATGTTACGCAAACTCCTCACCTTGTAGGGATCTATAGTTTTGGCCGCCGCGACGTGCAAGGCGACCGAACTGAGGACGAGCAAGGCGACGAGAAGACACCGGAGGGGGATGGGGATCCCCATCGCGGCGTGCCGCGCGGCTTCGGTCCGGTTCTGCTTCGCTGGCTGAAGCTTCCTGCGCTCGATTTTGCTCGGCTTGGCTTCTGCTGGGTAATCTCTGGGTTGAACTCAGGCTGGATTGGGAGGGAAGGCTGCCGTTTTTAGAGAGGAAGAGCCGCTTCGGGTCGAGATGTTTCGCGACGAGGTACACGTGGCCCTCGGGGGGCTCTTCCAGCGAACTCGACC from Panicum virgatum strain AP13 chromosome 9K, P.virgatum_v5, whole genome shotgun sequence encodes:
- the LOC120652713 gene encoding formin-like protein 16 encodes the protein MLSSLALSAKCCGRAEERKMAATSLSSSSPSPPRVTAKLAGVPRSSSFYTQLSFCSRHPFQKPAAAAAFQKLQPELLLLSLPARNRHARTSSRATDNDQAAPAPAAAQETTTPSPSAEKFPVTPGNGQPQQPVADANGSAPIEPPKRAPLTARERLRAARVLGKYAEPSAKGASSPPPSKSSKPEFGSGVLDALREADAKKAGGGGGRRGSRLPEAPGNLFDDSKRGMPKEGWTFELPFGVDVFLVLVSFTLITTIMFGTAFLVWKLGGIHFNEY
- the LOC120652714 gene encoding dnaJ protein ERDJ3A-like; translated protein: MGIPIPLRCLLVALLVLSSVALHVAAAKTIDPYKVLGVDKNASQRDIQKAFHKLSLKYHPDKNKGKGAQEKFEEINNAYEILSDEEKRKNYDLYGDEKGNPGFGGGNFGNREGYTYFTGGGPKTSYFTSGDGWQTMGGQGNTKSFSFSFGGNPGASGGNPFGGGFDLGDVFSNLFGGGSMGGSQHGGSAGSARSNTGTSSQHSGAAKIQDVTTQIFSKEISDQGITWLLLFYTPESKGQFVLESVMQDVVHSLDGALRAGKVNCDNEKSLCKKVGVSLGKSARLFIYSYTTTEKGSLHEYSGEHDAKSLKTFCQEHLPRFSKRVDIGQFSFPPNVLPNLPQVLLLSSKKDTPVMWRAISGIFRNRLIFYDAEVHDVSHPLLKSLGVKNLPALIGRTVNGEELLLKDGISVKDLRSGIRELKTLLESFEKKNKKLASNQANKKPSSQREENKVPLLTASNAEEICGEKTSVCILGVFGSTKAKGQLEAVLSEISQKTLIRGQNYNSGSALSYALLDKNKQSTFLSSFDKSGFKSSDKLLIAYKPRRGRYAVFNGEVTLEEAERFVGSVLNGDVQLSRTKQKPVLW